One region of Salvia miltiorrhiza cultivar Shanhuang (shh) chromosome 3, IMPLAD_Smil_shh, whole genome shotgun sequence genomic DNA includes:
- the LOC131015166 gene encoding cytochrome P450 71D95-like: MEMDLPFNFTTTHLLLLSSFIFFLLKAWTKPKSPKAHQNLPPSPPKLPVIGHIHLLVGDLPHKALQRQAQKHGPVMHLQLGEVPAVVISSREATREVLKVQDPACADRPESIASKILWYDYTDIAFSAYNEYWRQMRKICIVELLSSKNVKSFGHIRRDESSRLIKSLECSSGNAIDLTDKIFTFTSTITCRAAFGKVMTDRDGLIALFKEAVAMAGGFELADLFPSWKLLNVLSWSKYRLWRMRGKLDAILDGIIDEHKLKQSGEFGGEDIVDVLIRMQQTGELKFPITTDNIKAVIFDMFVAGTETSSTTTVWAMSEMMRNPRVMEKAQAEVRAALKGKEAVEESDVQELKYLKLVIKETFRLHPPIPLLPRQTREECKVEGYSIPIKTKVMLNIWSMGRDPQYWEQPEKFQPERFENSPKDFIGNDFEYIPFGAGRRICPGLNFGLANIELPLAKMLYHFDWKLPKGMSHERLDMSEGEGLTVSRKKPLIIIPTLCNPVN; this comes from the exons ATGGAGATGGATCTCCCCTTCAACTTCACCACTACTCATCTCCTACTCCTTTcctccttcatcttcttcctGCTCAAGGCATGGACCAAACCTAAATCCCCCAAAGCCCACCAAAACCTGCCCCCGAGCCCGCCGAAGCTGCCGGTGATCGGCCACATCCACCTCCTAGTCGGAGATCTGCCTCACAAGGCATTGCAGCGGCAAGCGCAGAAACACGGCCCCGTGATGCATCTGCAGCTGGGGGAGGTGCCCGCGGTGGTGATCTCGTCGCGGGAGGCGACGAGGGAGGTGCTGAAAGTGCAGGACCCGGCGTGCGCAGACAGGCCGGAGAGCATCGCGAGCAAGATCCTGTGGTACGACTACACCGACATCGCCTTCTCCGCCTACAACGAGTACTGGCGGCAGATGCGCAAGATCTGCATCGTCGAGCTCCTCAGCTCCAAGAACGTCAAGTCCTTCGGCCACATCAGGCGGGACGAGTCCTCCCGCCTCATCAAGTCTCTCGAATGTTCCTCCGGGAACGCCATTGATCTCACGGACAAGATCTTCACCTTCACCAGCACCATCACCTGCAGGGCGGCCTTCGGGAAGGTCATGACGGATCGCGACGGCCTCATCGCTCTCTTCAAGGAGGCCGTCGCCATGGCCGGGGGCTTCGAGCTGGCCGACCTCTTCCCCTCTTGGAAACTGCTCAACGTCCTCAGCTGGAGCAAGTACAGGCTGTGGAGGATGCGCGGCAAGCTCGACGCCATCCTCGACGGCATCATCGACGAGCACAAGCTCAAGCAGAGCGGCGAGTTCGGCGGCGAGGACATCGTCGACGTCCTCATCAGGATGCAGCAGACCGGAGAGCTCAAATTCCCCATCACCACAGACAACATCAAAGCTGTCATTTTC GACATGTTCGTCGCTGGAACGGAGACGTCGTCGACGACGACGGTGTGGGCGATGTCGGAGATGATGAGAAACCCGCGGGTGATGGAGAAGGCGCAGGCGGAGGTGCGGGCGGCGTTGAAGGGGAaggaggcggtggaggagagCGACGTTCAGGAGTTGAAATACTTGAAACTAGTGATCAAGGAGACATTCAGGCTGCACCCTCCGATTCCGTTGCTGCCGCGGCAAACCAGAGAGGAATGCAAGGTGGAAGGATACTCGATTCCGATCAAAACAAAAGTGATGCTCAACATCTGGTCGATGGGGCGGGACCCACAATACTGGGAGCAGCCGGAGAAGTTCCAGCCGGAGAGATTCGAAAACAGCCCCAAAGATTTCATAGGAAACGATTTCGAATACATTCCGTTCGGGGCGGGTCGACGGATCTGCCCCGGGTTGAATTTCGGGTTGGCCAACATTGAGCTGCCGTTGGCCAAAATGCTGTATCACTTCGATTGGAAGCTGCCGAAGGGAATGAGTCATGAGCGTTTGGATATGAGCGAGGGTGAAGGCCTCACTGTTTCTAGAAAGAAACCGCTCATCATAATCCCCACCCTCTGCAATCCCGTCAACTAA